A single region of the Accipiter gentilis chromosome 6, bAccGen1.1, whole genome shotgun sequence genome encodes:
- the B3GNT7 gene encoding UDP-GlcNAc:betaGal beta-1,3-N-acetylglucosaminyltransferase 7: MFQWKKTIYKTVCLSFLLVITVTVLQRGMAPSHFMQGQQQKELPLPEPLKTQKRDNAFSITSTFWKSKKEKAPVKEEESMMAKQAKSWDITTTNCSANQNFSKVDWFKGLEPNFQQFLLYRHCRYFPMLINHPEKCSGDVYLLIVVKSIITQHDRREAIRRTWGQEKEVEGKRIKTLFLLGTASKEEERANYQKLLDYENHIYGDILQWDFLDSFFNLTLKEVHFLKWLNIYCDNVRFIFKGDDDVFVSPSNILEFLEDKKEGEDLFVGDVLYKAKPIRKKENKYYIPSALYNKSNYPPYAGGGGFIMDGPLAKRLHKTSETLELYPIDDVFLGMCLEVLKVSPVGHEGFKTFGIVKNKNSKMNKEPCFFRSMLVVHKLLPPELLQMWDLVHSNLTCSRKLNIL, translated from the exons ATGTTCCAGTG GAAGAAGACCATCTACAAAACGGTTTGCCTCTCCTTCTTGCTGGTGATCACGGTGACGGTGCTGCAACGGGGAATGGCCCCCAGCCATTTCATGCAGGGCcagcagcagaaagagctgcCCCTTCCGGAGCCTCTAAAAACACAGAAGAGAGACAACGCCTTCTCCATCACCAGCACTTTCTGGAAGAGCAAGAAGGAGAAAGCTCCTGTGAAAGAGGAGGAGAGCATGATGGCAAAGCAAGCAAAATCCTGGGACATCACCACTACCAACTGCTCAGCCAACCAGAACTTCAGCAAGGTGGACTGGTTCAAAGGGCTGGAGCCCAATTTCCAGCAGTTCCTGCTCTACCGACACTGCCGCTACTTCCCCATGCTGATCAACCACCCTGAGAAATGCAGCGGGGACGTCTACCTGCTCATTGTGGTCAAGTCTATCATCACGCAGCACGACCGCCGTGAGGCCATCCGGAGGACCTGGGGCcaggagaaggaggtggagggTAAGAGGATCAAGACCCTGTTTTTGCTGGGCACAGCCtccaaggaggaggaaagagccaACTACCAGAAACTGCTGGATTACGAGAACCACATCTATGGGGACATCTTGCAGTGGGATTTCCTGGACAGCTTCTTCAACCTCACCCTCAAAGAGGTCCATTTCCTGAAGTGGCTGAACATCTACTGCGACAACGTCCGCTTCATTTTCAAAGGTGATGATGACGTGTTTGTGAGTCCCAGCAACATCCTGGAGTTCCTGGAGGacaagaaggagggagaggaccTCTTTGTGGGGGATGTCCTCTACAAGGCCAAGCCAATCCGGAAGAAGGAGAACAAGTACTACATCCCCAGCGCCCTCTACAACAAAAGCAACTACCCGCCCTATGCAGGGGGTGGGGGCTTCATCATGGATGGACCCCTGGCCAAGAGGCTGCACAAGACCTCGGAGACACTGGAGCTGTACCCCATCGACGATGTCTTCCTAGGGATGTGCTTGGAGGTTCTTAAAGTATCACCTGTTGGGCACGAGGGCTTCAAAACTTTTGGCATTGTGAAGAACAAGAACAGCAAGATGAACAAGGAGCCATGTTTTTTCCGGAGTATGTTGGTGGTTCATAAACTGCTGCCTCCAGAGCTGCTCCAAATGTGGGACTTGGTCCATAGTAACTTGACGTGCTCGAGAAAACTCAACATCCTTTAG
- the NCL gene encoding nucleolin: protein MVKIAKTPKNQIKQKKMAPPPKKVEDSEEEESSDLEESSGEEMIPQKKQQKAAVTPAKKAATPAKKAAIPAKKAITPAKKTVATPAKKAVAPSPKKAAVLTKGAKNGKNAKKEESEEEDEDDEEDEEEEDEEEEEEEEEEDSDEEEEPAMPVKPAAKKPAAVPAKKPAVVPAKQESEEEEDDDEEEDEEEDDESEDEAMDTTPVQVKKPTPAKAAPVKAKADSEDEEDEEDDDDEDDDEEEEDEEDAEEESEDEKPVKEAPGKRKKEMANKSAPEAKKKKTDGPTSAFSLFVGNLVPTKEYEELKTGIKEFFGKKNIEVLDVRIGASKRFGYVDFSSAEDLDKALQLNGKKLMGLEIKLEKAKSKETMKENKKERDARTLFVKNLPYRLTEDEMREVFENALEIRIVMNKEGNSKGMAYIEFKTEAEANKALEEKQGTEIDGRAMVIDFTGEKSHQEHQKGGGERESKTLIVNNLSYAASEETLQELFKKASSIKMPQTNQGRPKGYAFVEFPTTEDAREALNSCNNTEIEGRAIRLEFSSPAWQKGNMNARGGFNQQSKTLFVRGLSEDTTEETLRESFEGSISARIVTDRDTGSSKGFGFVDFSSPEDAKAAKEAMEDGEIDGNKVILDFAKPKGEFQRGGGFGGRGGRGGGRGGRGGFGGRGGGRGFGGRGGGFRGGRGGGGDHKPQGKKIKFE from the exons ATGGTGAAGATCGCCAAG ACTCCCAAGAATCagatcaaacagaaaaaaatggctcctccccccaaaaaggtcGAGGACAGCGAGGAAGAAGAGTCCTCTGACCTAGAGGAAAGCAGCGGAGAAGAG ATGATCCCtcagaagaaacaacaaaaagcagcagtgacACCAGCCAAGAAGGCAGCTACTCCTGCAAAGAAGGCCGCTATTCCTGCAAAAAAGGCAATTACACCTGCTAAGAAGACTGTGGCTACTCCAGCTAAAAAGGCTGTTGCTCCGTCACCTAAAAAGGCTGCTGTCCTAACCAAAGGAGcgaaaaatggaaagaatgccaagaaagaagagagtgaggaggaggatgaagatgacgaggaagatgaggaggaggaagatgaggaggaggaggaggaagaagaggaagaagattcTG ATGAGGAAGAGGAACCAGCAATGCCTGTAAAGCCTGCAGCCAAAAAGCCTGCAGCAGTACCAGCCAAAAAGCCTGCAGTTGTGCCAGCAAAGCAAGaatctgaagaggaggaggatgatgatgaggaggaggatgaggaagaagaTGATG AATCTGAAGATGAAGCCATGGACACGACCCCTGTTCAGGTGAAGAAACCTACTCCAGCAAAGGCCGCACCAGTGAAAGCCAAGGCAGACTctgaagatgaggaagatgaggaggatgatgatgatgaggatgacgatgaagaggaggaggatgaagaggatgCCGAAGAGGAAAGTGAGGATGAAA AACCTGTCAAGGAAGCAcctggaaagaggaagaaagaaatggcCAACAAAAGTGCACCAGaggccaagaaaaagaaaactgacg GGCCCACTTCAGCGTTCTCCCTCTTTGTGGGAAATTTGGTCCCCACCAAGGAGTACGAAGAACTGAAGACTGGCATCAAAGAATTCTTCGGGAAGAAGAATATTGAAGTTTTAGATGTCAGAATTGGTGCTTCCAA GCGATTCGGCTATGTAGACTTTTCATCTGCTGAAGATCTGGATAAAGCTCTCCAACTGAATGGAAAGAAGTTAATGGGTTTGGAAATCaaactggaaaaagcaaagagcaaggaaacgatgaaagaaaataagaaag AGAGAGATGCTAGAACACTGTTTGTGAAGAATCTGCCCTACCGCTTAACTGAAGATGAAATGAGAGAGGTGTTTGAAAATGCACTAGAAATCCGAATAGTAATGAACAAGGAGGGGAACAGCAAAGG GATGGCCTATATTGAATTTAAAACAGAAGCTGAGGCAAACAAAGCTCTGGAGGAGAAGCAGGGCACAGAGATTGATGGTCGTGCCATGGTCATTGACTTCACTGGTGAGAAGAGCCATCAAGAACATCAGAAAG GAGGTGGAGAGAGGGAGTCAAAGACCCTAATTGTCAACAACCTCTCATACGCTGCTTCAGAAGAGACTCTCCAAGAACTGTTCAAGAAAGCTTCTTCCATCAAGATGCCACAGACCAACCAGGGCAGGCCTAAAGG GTACGCGTTTGTAGAATTTCCCACAACCGAGGATGCCAGAGAGGCATTGAATTCCTGTAACAACACAGAGATTGAAGGCAGAGCAATCAGATTGGAATTCAGTTCACCGGCATGGCAGAAAGGGAACATGAACGCAAGAGGAGGATTTAATC aacaaagcaaaacattgtTTGTCAGAGGCCTTTCTGAGGACACCACAGAGGAGACGCTAAGAGAATCATTTGAAGGCTCCATAAGTGCTAGAATAGTCACAGACAGAGACACTGGATCATCTAAAGG GTTTGGGTTTGTGGACTTCAGCTCCCCAGAAGATGCCAAAGCAGCTAAAGAAGCCATGGAGGATGGAGAGATAGATGGAAACAAAGTGATCCTTGATTTTGCCAAGCCAAAGGGTGAATTTCAACGTGGCGGTGGATTTGGTGGTCGTGGcggcagaggaggaggcagaggaggaagaggtggatTTGGTGGCAGAGGTGGTGGCAGAGGATTTGGAG gtagAGGAGGTGGCTTccgaggaggcagaggaggaggtggagatcACAAGCCACAAGGGAAGAAGATAAAGTTTGAATaa